From the Anoplopoma fimbria isolate UVic2021 breed Golden Eagle Sablefish chromosome 14, Afim_UVic_2022, whole genome shotgun sequence genome, one window contains:
- the cercam gene encoding procollagen galactosyltransferase 2, giving the protein MLLHFFLVLGAFVFNTEGYFSEEMFPEESKMQPPTVVIAILARNTAHSLPYYLGALERLNYPKERISVWAATDHNADNTTAILKEWLTFMQKYYHYVEWRPMDQPTSYAGELGPKHWPNTRYEYVMKLKQAALNFARKRWADYILYVDTDNILTNPETLNLMIAENKSAVAPMLDSQGAYSNYWCGITPQGYYRRTAEYFPTRHRHRLGCFPVPMIHSTVLLDLRKEGMKKLAFFPPHEDYSWPYDDIIVFAFSCRAAEVQMYLCNKERYGYLNVPAKPQQTLEDDRLNFVHVQLESMIDGPPMHPSRFVYMFPKQRDLMGFDEIYLINLRRRDDRRDRMLFSLNELEIDVKVVDAVDGNALNSSDIKILGVDLLPGYYDPFSGRTLTKGEVGCFLSHFFIWKEMVDLQMDKALVFEDDVRFQANFKRRVLRLMEEVEQVELDWDIIYFGRKQVNPAKEEAVENVHNLVIADYSYWTLSYAISLQGAQKLLNAEPLSKMLPIDEFLPIMYDKHPNEDYKSHFPNRNLQAFSTRPLVVQPCHYAGDPQWVSDTETSTLWDDDTVRTDWRGSHKTLKGAARPADMLSAAYKDEL; this is encoded by the exons ATGttactgcacttttttttagttttagggGCCTTTGTTTTCAACACCGAGGGCTACTTTTCGGAAGAAATGTTCCCGGAGGAGTCGAAGATGCAGCCTCCTACGGTGGTCATCGCTATCTTAGCCAGAAACACCGCACACTCCCTGCCGTACTACCTCGGAGCTCTGGAGAGACTCAACTACCCCAAAGAACGCATCTCTGTGTG GGCAGCCACGGATCACAATGCAGATAACACCACAGCCATACTGAAAGAGTGGCTTACCTTCATGCAGAAGTACTACCATTATGTAGAGTGGCGACCAATGGACCAGCCCAC GTCCTATGCAGGAGAGTTGGGTCCTAAGCATTGGCCCAACACCAGATATGAATATGTGATGAAGCTGAAGCAGGCAGCGCTCAACTTTGCCAGGAAACGCTGGGCCGATTACATCCTG TACGTTGACACAGACAATATCCTCACCAACCCAGAAACCCTGAACCTGATGATAGCAGAGAACAAGTCAGCCGTCGCCCCCATGCTGGACTCTCAGGGAGCGTACTCCAACTACTGGTGCGGTATCACTCCACAG GGATATTATCGCCGAACAGCAGAGTATTTCCCCACCCGTCATCGTCACAGACTGGGCTGTTTTCCCGTGCCCATGATCCACTCCACCGTTCTGCTGGATTTAAGGAAGGAAGGCATGAAGAAACTGGCCTTCTTCCCACCACACGAGGACTACTCGTGGCCCTACGATGACATCATCGTGTTCGCCTTCTCCTGCCGTGCTGCAG AGGTACAGATGTATCTGTGTAACAAGGAGCGCTACGGCTACCTGAACGTCCCAGCCAAACCTCAGCAAACCTTGGAAGATGATCGCCTCAACTTTGTCCATGTCCAACTTGAGTCCATGA TTGATGGTCCTCCAATGCACCCCTCACGATTCGTCTATATGTTCCCCAAACAGAGAGACCTGATGGGCTTTGATGAG ataTATCTGATTAATCTGCGACGGCGTGATGACCGTAGAGACCGGATGCTGTTCTCTTTGAATGAACTAGAGATTGACGTCAAGGTGGTGGACGCCGTGGATGGGAA TGCACTGAACAGCAGTGATATTAAGATCCTTGGTGTTGACCTTCTGCCAGGCTACTATGACCCGTTCTCTGGACGCACCCTAACCAAAGGAGAGGTGGGCTGCTTCCTCAGCCACTTCTTCATCTGGAAGGAG ATGGTTGACTTACAGATGGACAAGGCGCTGGTCTTTGAAGATGACGTTCGTTTCCAGGCCAACTTCAAACGACGAGTCCTCAgactgatggaggaggtggagcaggtggagcTGGACTGGGACATCAT ATACTTTGGCAGGAAGCAGGTGAATCCTGCAAAGGAGGAGGCGGTGGAGAACGTTCACAACTTGGTGATAGCCGACTACTCGTATTGGACTCTGTCCTACGCCATCTCCCTGCAGGGAGCTCAAAAACTGCTCAACGCCGAGCCGCTGTCCAAGATGCTGCCTATTGATGAATTCCTCCCCATCATGTATGACAAACATCCCAA tGAAGACTACAAGTCCCATTTCCCCAACAGGAATTTACAAGCCTTCAGTACACGGCCTCTTGTGGTCCAGCCTTGTCACTACGCCGGCGATCCCCAGTGGGTGAGTGACACAGAGACGTCCACTCTGTGGGACGATGACACTGTACGCACTGATTGGAGGGGTTCCCATAAGACCCTGAAAGGGGCTGCGCGGCCCGCCGACATGCTCTCGGCTGCCTACAAGGATGAACTTTAG